The following proteins come from a genomic window of Thiothrix unzii:
- a CDS encoding ferredoxin, whose product MALQIVDGCVNCWACEPLCPSKAIYAAIPHFLIDAKKCTECDGDYADKQCASICPVEQVIVDSQGAALNPPGSLTGIPPERWERVKAEIQAR is encoded by the coding sequence ATGGCATTACAAATCGTTGACGGCTGCGTGAACTGCTGGGCGTGCGAACCGCTCTGCCCCAGCAAAGCCATTTACGCCGCAATCCCGCATTTCCTGATCGACGCCAAGAAATGTACCGAATGCGACGGCGACTACGCCGACAAACAATGCGCCAGCATCTGCCCAGTCGAACAAGTGATCGTGGACAGTCAGGGTGCAGCCCTGAATCCGCCGGGATCGCTAACCGGGATTCCGCCGGAACGGTGGGAGCGGGTTAAGGCGGAGATTCAAGCTAGATAG
- a CDS encoding FprA family A-type flavoprotein, protein MADTPPLNVSTWKEAVEFAPGVHWIGALDPTLRTFDIILKTANGTTYNSYLVRGSEGVAIIDTVKEGFEDEFFHRLESVARYDEIKVIVLNHLEPDHSGALPELMRRAPQARLYISTRATSMLKALLRPNREEPFEYTTVTTNDRVSLGDRHLRFLHTPFLHWPDTQCTYLEEEQVLFSGDVFGCHYCDVRLFNDRVGDFRFSFDYYYAHIMRPFKQWVMEALALIEPLKMKIVAPTHGPILRERPRRYVAHYRELSTSTLSREIGDTNKSLIIFYMSSYGNTARMAEAIYSGADTVEGVRVSLYDLEGGEVAPFVDLIEDADALLFGSPTINGDAVKPVWDLLSSLAVVNLKGKIGAAFGSYGWSGEAVRMVEDRMRGLKMRVPREGLRVKLIPTQEELDECTGLGREIANILVGKEVQRGVIEFSDLT, encoded by the coding sequence ATGGCTGACACCCCGCCACTCAACGTCTCGACATGGAAAGAAGCGGTCGAATTCGCCCCCGGTGTCCACTGGATCGGCGCACTCGACCCAACCTTGCGCACCTTCGACATTATCCTCAAAACCGCCAATGGTACGACGTACAACTCGTATCTGGTGCGCGGCAGTGAAGGTGTCGCCATCATCGACACGGTGAAAGAAGGCTTTGAGGACGAATTTTTCCACCGCCTGGAATCGGTAGCGCGTTACGACGAAATCAAGGTGATCGTGCTCAATCACCTCGAACCCGACCACAGCGGCGCGTTGCCGGAACTGATGCGCCGCGCCCCGCAAGCACGACTGTACATTTCCACACGGGCAACCTCCATGCTAAAAGCGTTATTGCGCCCCAACCGCGAAGAGCCGTTTGAATACACCACCGTCACCACCAATGACCGGGTAAGCCTTGGCGACCGCCATTTGCGCTTCCTGCACACGCCATTCCTCCACTGGCCGGATACGCAATGCACCTATCTGGAAGAGGAGCAGGTGCTGTTTTCTGGCGATGTATTCGGCTGCCATTACTGCGATGTACGCCTGTTTAACGACCGGGTGGGCGATTTCCGCTTTTCGTTCGATTACTACTACGCGCACATCATGCGCCCGTTCAAACAGTGGGTCATGGAAGCGCTGGCGCTGATCGAGCCGCTGAAAATGAAAATAGTCGCGCCAACACATGGCCCCATTTTGCGCGAACGCCCACGCCGTTACGTGGCGCATTACCGCGAGCTTTCCACCTCCACCCTTAGTCGCGAAATCGGCGACACCAACAAGTCGTTGATCATTTTCTACATGAGTTCCTACGGTAATACGGCACGCATGGCAGAAGCGATTTACAGCGGCGCGGATACAGTCGAAGGCGTGCGCGTGTCGCTGTATGACCTCGAAGGCGGCGAAGTCGCACCTTTCGTTGACTTGATTGAAGACGCCGACGCGCTGCTGTTTGGTTCCCCCACCATCAACGGCGATGCGGTCAAGCCGGTATGGGATCTGCTCTCGTCACTGGCGGTGGTGAATCTCAAGGGCAAGATCGGCGCAGCGTTCGGCTCGTATGGCTGGAGCGGCGAAGCCGTGCGCATGGTCGAAGACCGGATGCGTGGCTTGAAAATGCGCGTCCCACGCGAAGGGTTGCGCGTCAAATTGATTCCAACACAAGAAGAATTGGATGAATGCACAGGGTTGGGTAGAGAAATAGCCAACATTCTGGTCGGCAAGGAAGTGCAGCGCGGGGTCATTGAATTCAGTGACCTCACCTGA
- a CDS encoding 2Fe-2S iron-sulfur cluster-binding protein, producing MAKAKITFEDIHQTVNVPAGTRIIEISEKIGAGVIYGCREGDCGTCMMEVTEGWNNLTEPSVLEEKVLRENMAGRHNRLACQAQILGDCKVKPA from the coding sequence ATGGCAAAGGCAAAAATCACCTTTGAAGACATTCACCAAACGGTCAATGTCCCCGCCGGAACCCGCATTATCGAAATCTCTGAAAAGATCGGTGCGGGCGTTATCTACGGTTGCCGCGAAGGCGATTGCGGCACTTGCATGATGGAAGTCACCGAAGGCTGGAACAACCTGACCGAACCTTCCGTGCTGGAAGAAAAAGTCCTGCGCGAAAACATGGCTGGTCGTCACAACCGTCTGGCTTGTCAGGCGCAAATCCTCGGCGACTGCAAAGTTAAACCCGCCTGA
- a CDS encoding 2Fe-2S iron-sulfur cluster-binding protein, with amino-acid sequence MALITFSSPEYKDKTVYAVAGSFTETVLKIAKTNKIPIQFSCGDGECGTCVVKVTQLGDKAPMGYHLEEKEKTVLLELGKITKSEMEDMIVNDLPSKWRLACQFIPRDEDVLVEY; translated from the coding sequence ATGGCATTAATTACTTTTTCCAGCCCCGAATACAAGGACAAAACCGTGTATGCGGTGGCAGGCAGTTTCACCGAAACCGTGCTGAAAATTGCCAAAACCAACAAGATTCCGATCCAGTTTTCCTGTGGTGATGGCGAATGCGGCACTTGCGTGGTCAAGGTCACGCAACTGGGCGACAAAGCGCCAATGGGCTATCACCTGGAAGAAAAGGAAAAAACCGTCTTGCTGGAACTCGGCAAAATCACCAAGAGCGAGATGGAAGACATGATCGTTAATGATTTGCCGAGCAAATGGCGGCTGGCTTGCCAGTTCATCCCGCGTGATGAGGATGTTTTGGTCGAGTATTGA
- a CDS encoding transposase → MVESTIYKNKPMLRYDPTIHHRRSIRLKGYDYSQQGAYFLTLCVQHRECLFGEISDGVMRLNEFGEIVLTEWQASAHIRTEIELGEFVVMPNHFHAIVFINVGATGSSPIPILNTNISVKGPKSASIGALMSGFKSSVTKQINVLRATPRVPVWQRNYWEHIIRDERSMLEFSTYIENNPFRWKEDSLFAVR, encoded by the coding sequence ATGGTCGAATCTACCATTTATAAAAACAAGCCAATGTTACGTTACGATCCGACTATCCATCATCGACGTTCTATTCGTCTGAAAGGTTATGATTATTCACAACAGGGAGCTTATTTTCTCACACTCTGCGTTCAGCACAGGGAATGCTTATTTGGTGAAATTAGCGATGGAGTCATGCGTTTAAACGAGTTTGGCGAAATTGTTCTGACGGAATGGCAAGCGTCTGCCCATATTCGTACAGAAATAGAATTGGGCGAATTCGTGGTAATGCCCAATCACTTCCACGCTATCGTCTTCATCAACGTTGGGGCAACCGGCTCGTCGCCAATCCCCATCCTTAACACCAATATCTCTGTAAAAGGTCCCAAGTCCGCATCAATCGGTGCATTAATGTCTGGTTTTAAATCTAGTGTCACCAAGCAGATCAATGTGCTTCGCGCTACTCCTAGAGTACCCGTGTGGCAACGTAATTACTGGGAACATATTATTCGTGACGAACGTTCCATGCTGGAATTCAGCACTTATATTGAGAATAACCCGTTTCGATGGAAAGAGGATTCGTTGTTTGCGGTGCGATAG
- a CDS encoding nitrogen fixation protein NifQ translates to MTAMPKPPNLLQTHYTHLMQHRRGETNEHLLATMYASALCGQGAMPLHLGLPLDIFRTMMEYHFPTLPQLPLPAHVASLDFSRLPELDDLRILLQQNLSQPSPMAGWMTEIVCAGCTGNDHLWQDLGLWSRKDLSALMHDNFRPLAERNDKDMKWKKFLYKQMCVGEGIYVCRAPSCEVCVDYAACFGE, encoded by the coding sequence ATGACCGCCATGCCAAAACCACCCAATCTCTTACAAACCCACTACACCCACCTGATGCAGCACCGCCGTGGCGAAACCAACGAGCACCTGTTGGCAACCATGTACGCCTCCGCATTGTGCGGACAAGGTGCAATGCCGCTGCATCTCGGTTTGCCACTAGACATTTTCCGCACGATGATGGAATACCATTTCCCGACCTTGCCGCAATTACCGCTACCTGCCCACGTCGCATCGCTGGACTTTTCACGTCTGCCGGAACTCGATGACTTGCGCATCTTGTTACAACAAAACCTCAGCCAACCCTCACCGATGGCGGGCTGGATGACCGAAATCGTTTGCGCTGGCTGCACCGGCAACGATCACCTCTGGCAAGACCTCGGATTGTGGTCGCGCAAAGACTTATCTGCCCTCATGCACGATAATTTCCGTCCCCTCGCAGAACGGAATGACAAAGACATGAAGTGGAAAAAATTCCTCTACAAGCAAATGTGCGTCGGCGAAGGCATCTACGTGTGCCGCGCTCCTTCCTGTGAAGTCTGTGTGGATTACGCCGCATGTTTCGGGGAATAG
- the draG gene encoding ADP-ribosyl-[dinitrogen reductase] hydrolase: MFRGIAAYLGLAIGDALGATVEFMTPAEIRHEYGTHQHMIGGGWLKLKAGDITDDTEMSLALGNAILAAGKVDPTSVAEAFSEWMRSKPKDIGNTVRRGIVQFRRTGQTTMPASEHDAGNGACMRCLPVALVTLYSSWTDVQTASRLQAHTTHNNPVSDAGTECIIQMVQAAILGEPRVELELLAHELVQRYPVFEYRQRRRDNPSGYIVDTLQAVFQSLFSTDTFEAALVDVVNRGGDADTTGAILGMVAGALYGIDNIPTRWLERLDPNIRAQCTQQARALYQLAQQGHNP; encoded by the coding sequence ATGTTTCGGGGAATAGCCGCCTACCTCGGCCTTGCCATCGGTGATGCCTTGGGTGCAACCGTGGAATTCATGACCCCGGCTGAAATCCGCCACGAATACGGCACACACCAACACATGATTGGCGGCGGTTGGCTGAAACTCAAAGCGGGCGACATTACCGACGACACCGAAATGAGCCTTGCTTTGGGCAACGCCATCCTTGCTGCGGGCAAAGTCGACCCCACCAGCGTGGCGGAAGCCTTCAGCGAATGGATGCGCAGCAAACCCAAAGACATCGGCAACACCGTGCGCCGTGGCATCGTGCAATTCCGCCGCACTGGACAAACCACCATGCCAGCAAGCGAGCACGACGCAGGCAATGGCGCGTGTATGCGCTGCCTGCCCGTTGCCCTCGTCACCCTGTATTCGTCATGGACTGACGTGCAAACCGCCTCTCGCCTGCAAGCCCATACCACCCACAACAACCCGGTATCGGATGCGGGCACAGAATGCATTATCCAGATGGTGCAAGCCGCCATTCTCGGTGAACCCCGCGTCGAACTGGAATTGCTGGCGCACGAACTGGTGCAACGTTACCCCGTATTTGAATACCGCCAACGCCGCCGCGACAACCCCAGCGGCTACATCGTTGATACCCTGCAAGCCGTGTTCCAGTCCCTGTTCAGCACCGACACCTTTGAAGCCGCACTGGTCGATGTGGTCAACCGGGGTGGCGATGCCGACACCACCGGCGCAATCCTCGGCATGGTGGCAGGCGCACTGTACGGCATAGACAATATCCCCACCCGCTGGCTGGAACGGCTCGACCCCAACATCCGCGCCCAATGCACCCAACAAGCTCGCGCCCTTTACCAACTGGCACAACAAGGACACAACCCATGA
- a CDS encoding Rrf2 family transcriptional regulator, whose translation MRLSRKDEHSITAMLSLAATDRYAAPISLTELSESLGISTSYLEHIFSGLRKHGLVEGLRGVGGGYRLARPATQISIADILHATHALTDEDTLESVLATVDTRGLEAAQGWVELSRRIRDFLGELTLADFASTKPSSVWKQREDSVSNYIATMFPPHTVYNNSMSA comes from the coding sequence ATGAGACTTTCCCGCAAAGACGAACACTCCATCACCGCGATGCTGTCACTGGCTGCCACTGACCGCTACGCCGCTCCCATCAGCCTCACCGAACTCTCCGAATCGCTGGGCATTTCCACCTCGTATCTGGAACACATCTTCAGTGGCCTGCGCAAACACGGGCTGGTAGAAGGCTTGCGCGGCGTAGGCGGCGGCTATCGGCTGGCACGCCCTGCCACGCAAATCAGCATTGCCGACATCCTCCACGCCACCCACGCGCTGACAGATGAGGACACGCTGGAAAGCGTGCTCGCAACCGTCGATACACGCGGACTGGAAGCTGCCCAAGGGTGGGTGGAACTCAGCCGCCGTATCCGCGACTTTCTCGGCGAACTCACCCTTGCCGATTTTGCCAGCACCAAACCCAGCAGCGTGTGGAAACAGCGTGAAGATTCCGTCAGCAATTACATCGCCACCATGTTTCCGCCACACACGGTCTACAACAACAGTATGTCTGCTTAA
- a CDS encoding HesB/IscA family protein, protein MIILTDNAQKALGRFIEGADKSIAGLRIGVSGGGCSGLQYSMSLVEAKADGDLEVPFPALTVFVDPESAPKLEGLTVDFIDGIDGSGFKFENPNATNSCGCGKSFAA, encoded by the coding sequence ATGATCATACTGACCGACAACGCCCAGAAAGCCCTCGGACGTTTCATTGAAGGCGCAGACAAATCCATCGCTGGCTTGCGCATTGGCGTTTCCGGCGGCGGCTGTTCCGGCTTGCAATATTCCATGAGTCTGGTCGAAGCCAAAGCCGACGGCGATCTGGAAGTCCCATTTCCAGCACTGACCGTCTTCGTTGACCCCGAAAGTGCGCCGAAACTGGAAGGCTTAACCGTGGATTTCATCGACGGTATCGACGGCAGCGGTTTCAAGTTTGAAAACCCCAACGCCACCAATAGCTGCGGTTGCGGCAAATCATTCGCTGCCTGA
- the nifU gene encoding Fe-S cluster assembly protein NifU produces the protein MWDYSEKVQDHFFNPRNAGAVAQANATGDVGSLSCGDALRLTLKVNPETDIIEDAGFQTFGCGSAVASSSALTEMVKGMTVDDALKISNQDIADYLDGLPPEKMHCSVMGREALQAAVANYRGEEWKDDHEEGALICKCFAVDAVLIEETIRANNLSTVEEVTFYTKAGGGCSACFEGIEEILNKVLAEPEFAAAVETQNLASLPPTPPTESAKKPLTNLQRMRRIEHTLEAIRPQLQADRGDIELVEVDFDKKIAFVNLSGACSGCQMAAATLGGVQQRVMEDLGEFIRVLPATEMGKF, from the coding sequence ATGTGGGATTATTCAGAAAAGGTACAAGACCATTTTTTCAACCCGCGTAACGCTGGTGCAGTCGCACAAGCCAATGCCACTGGCGATGTGGGTTCACTCAGTTGCGGCGACGCGCTGCGCTTGACCCTCAAGGTCAACCCCGAAACCGACATTATCGAAGATGCGGGTTTTCAGACGTTTGGCTGTGGTTCGGCGGTTGCCTCCAGCTCTGCGCTGACCGAAATGGTCAAGGGCATGACGGTGGATGATGCGCTGAAAATTTCCAACCAAGACATCGCCGACTACCTCGACGGTTTGCCGCCGGAAAAGATGCACTGCTCGGTGATGGGGCGCGAAGCCTTGCAAGCCGCCGTTGCTAATTACCGTGGCGAAGAGTGGAAAGACGACCACGAAGAAGGCGCGTTAATCTGCAAATGCTTCGCGGTGGATGCGGTGTTGATCGAAGAAACCATTCGTGCAAACAACCTCAGCACGGTGGAAGAAGTCACCTTCTACACCAAAGCCGGTGGCGGTTGTTCCGCGTGTTTTGAAGGCATCGAAGAAATCCTCAACAAGGTTTTAGCCGAACCCGAATTTGCCGCCGCCGTAGAGACGCAAAATCTTGCGTCTCTACCCCCAACACCACCCACTGAATCGGCTAAAAAACCATTGACCAACCTGCAACGGATGCGCCGCATCGAACACACGCTGGAAGCGATCCGCCCGCAACTGCAAGCCGACCGAGGCGACATCGAACTGGTGGAAGTCGATTTCGACAAGAAAATCGCCTTCGTCAACCTGAGCGGCGCGTGTTCCGGTTGCCAGATGGCTGCGGCTACTTTGGGCGGCGTGCAACAGCGCGTCATGGAAGATTTGGGTGAATTCATCCGCGTATTGCCTGCGACTGAAATGGGCAAGTTTTAA
- the nifS gene encoding cysteine desulfurase NifS, whose protein sequence is MSEGIYLDNNATTMVSPEVVQAMLPYFTEQFGNPSSIHQFGNKVGLAIKAARKQVQKLLGAEHDSEIVFTSCGTESDSTAILSALKAQPERKEIITTVVEHPAILTLCENLEKDGYTVHYLKVDGKGRLDLDEYAKLLTDNVAIVSAMWANNESGTYFPVVEMAEMANAAGIMFHTDAVQAVGKIPMSLKDTKIDMLSVSGHKLHAPKGIGVLYLRRGTRFRPLLRGGHQERGRRAGTENAASIVALGKAAEMAMEHMEHENICVRAMRDRLKEGLLAAIPNCFVTGDPDNCLPNTLNIAFEYIEGEAILLMLNKQGIAASSGSACTSGSLEPSHVMRAMGIPYTAAHGTIRFSLSRYNNMPEIEKVIAAVPPIIAQLRKLSPYWDAANNVPVEEPEKAFAPAYA, encoded by the coding sequence ATGAGTGAAGGTATTTATCTCGATAACAATGCGACTACGATGGTGTCGCCGGAAGTGGTGCAAGCCATGCTGCCGTATTTCACCGAGCAGTTCGGCAACCCGTCTTCCATCCACCAGTTTGGCAACAAGGTCGGGCTGGCGATTAAAGCTGCTCGCAAGCAGGTGCAAAAGCTGCTGGGTGCGGAACACGATTCCGAGATCGTTTTCACCTCGTGCGGCACCGAATCCGATTCCACCGCGATCCTCTCCGCCCTCAAAGCGCAGCCGGAACGCAAGGAAATCATCACCACCGTGGTTGAGCATCCTGCGATCCTGACCCTGTGCGAAAATCTGGAAAAAGACGGCTACACCGTGCATTACCTTAAGGTGGACGGCAAAGGACGGTTGGATCTGGATGAATACGCCAAGCTGCTGACCGACAACGTGGCGATTGTGTCCGCGATGTGGGCGAACAACGAAAGCGGCACGTATTTCCCGGTGGTGGAAATGGCTGAAATGGCGAACGCGGCGGGCATCATGTTCCACACCGATGCGGTGCAGGCGGTCGGCAAAATTCCGATGAGTTTGAAAGACACCAAGATCGACATGCTGTCAGTGTCTGGGCACAAATTGCACGCGCCCAAAGGCATTGGTGTGCTGTATTTGCGCCGGGGTACACGCTTCCGTCCACTGTTGCGCGGTGGGCATCAGGAACGTGGACGGCGTGCGGGCACGGAAAATGCGGCTTCCATCGTCGCACTCGGCAAAGCGGCGGAAATGGCGATGGAACACATGGAGCATGAAAACATTTGCGTGCGTGCCATGCGTGACCGCCTCAAGGAAGGTTTGCTGGCTGCCATCCCCAACTGTTTCGTGACCGGCGACCCGGACAATTGTTTGCCGAATACGCTCAATATCGCGTTTGAATACATCGAAGGCGAAGCGATTTTGCTGATGCTCAACAAGCAAGGCATCGCGGCTTCCAGCGGTTCGGCATGTACGTCTGGCTCACTTGAACCGTCGCATGTGATGCGGGCAATGGGCATTCCTTATACGGCTGCACATGGCACGATCCGCTTCTCGCTGTCGCGCTACAACAATATGCCCGAGATCGAGAAAGTCATCGCCGCTGTTCCGCCGATTATTGCGCAATTGCGCAAGCTGTCGCCGTATTGGGATGCTGCCAATAATGTGCCAGTGGAAGAACCGGAAAAGGCGTTTGCTCCGGCGTATGCCTAA
- a CDS encoding nitrogen fixation protein NifZ: MDIAQIQPGDMVFAAADLFSDGEIPGYAEGALVVKAGTRGVLINTGHYEEYPEDTFYLVQFEDESGTLGLSLGCWAEELATEAS; encoded by the coding sequence ATGGATATTGCTCAAATTCAACCCGGTGACATGGTGTTTGCGGCTGCCGACTTGTTCAGTGATGGCGAAATTCCGGGCTACGCCGAAGGTGCGCTGGTCGTCAAAGCGGGTACTCGCGGCGTGCTGATCAATACCGGGCATTATGAGGAATACCCGGAGGATACGTTTTATCTGGTGCAGTTTGAGGATGAGAGTGGGACGTTGGGGCTTTCGTTGGGGTGTTGGGCGGAGGAGTTGGCGACTGAAGCATCTTGA
- a CDS encoding type II toxin-antitoxin system RelE/ParE family toxin, whose amino-acid sequence MRIELHPDAEADLVDGFAFYDAQQAGLGDYFVDSLLADLESLQIYAGIHPIHFGFNRLLAKRFPFAVYYRVENDVVRVYAVLDCRRDPAVTHERLG is encoded by the coding sequence ATGAGAATTGAACTACATCCCGATGCCGAAGCCGATTTGGTTGACGGCTTTGCTTTTTATGATGCCCAACAAGCCGGATTGGGTGACTACTTCGTTGATTCCTTGCTGGCTGATCTTGAATCCCTCCAGATTTACGCAGGCATCCACCCCATCCATTTTGGTTTCAACCGGCTGTTAGCCAAGCGTTTTCCGTTTGCGGTGTACTATCGTGTGGAGAATGATGTTGTCAGGGTTTATGCAGTACTGGATTGTCGGCGTGATCCAGCAGTAACACACGAGCGGTTGGGATGA
- a CDS encoding addiction module protein codes for MIAWSLDTLPLERMTLADKLALIERVWESLTQKNADFASPTWHGELLRSRLAAAENGAVAFRPLDEVKQRLRRPTAP; via the coding sequence ATGATTGCATGGTCACTGGATACATTACCACTAGAGCGCATGACACTGGCGGATAAATTGGCACTGATTGAACGGGTATGGGAAAGTCTGACGCAGAAGAACGCTGATTTTGCATCCCCGACATGGCATGGTGAATTATTACGATCCAGATTGGCTGCTGCGGAAAATGGCGCGGTGGCTTTCCGCCCATTGGATGAAGTCAAACAACGTCTGCGCCGCCCGACTGCTCCATGA
- a CDS encoding ATP-binding cassette domain-containing protein, giving the protein MTHVVCQFSQLTQQFDTKTVFSGLSSTLTDGLTGLVGRNGQGKSVLLALLAQDFPPTSGSIRWLVPFYWVRQLQRLQGLNLADALGVGALYDSFERIQSGEASADDFAQVEDRWHLPALWEQELHEAGLDLPLSTPVQHLSGGEQTRLALCRAFLQLDHYLLLDEPSNHLDTAGRQWLLAKLTQHPAGALVATHDRELLQQVERILELDQHGLNEYGGNYAIYHTIRDAQVAATEQQLATLKRNRQQQKLEQQAALEKSAHRRKQGERQRHSGSQSKLLMDAQQDRSENTLSKLKQQHQQRAEQLATELGATQTRLEIIKPQTLRSAPEAAHHSLCLHLSELVLPYVHHAPLTLTVQQGERWHIQGRNGSGKSTLLRVIAGLEQPISGVCEVHGRCVYLDQHFSLLDENASALTNLQRLHPDISETLLRTELAGLRMRGDKALQPLKELSGGERLKVALLAVLVGENAPTLLLLDEPDNHLDLDSRLLLEQTLADYPGALLVVSHDPAFIAALNISASLTLTA; this is encoded by the coding sequence ATGACACATGTAGTCTGCCAGTTTTCCCAGTTAACCCAACAGTTTGATACCAAAACGGTATTTTCCGGGCTTTCCTCCACCCTGACCGACGGCTTGACCGGATTGGTCGGACGCAATGGGCAAGGCAAATCGGTCTTGCTTGCCCTGCTCGCACAAGATTTCCCACCCACTAGCGGCAGCATTCGCTGGCTTGTGCCGTTCTATTGGGTGCGGCAACTGCAACGCCTGCAAGGTTTGAATCTGGCGGATGCCCTCGGCGTTGGCGCGTTGTATGACAGTTTCGAGCGCATCCAGTCCGGTGAAGCCAGCGCGGACGATTTTGCGCAGGTTGAAGATCGTTGGCATCTGCCCGCCTTGTGGGAACAGGAACTGCATGAAGCGGGTCTGGATTTGCCCCTGTCTACGCCCGTCCAACATCTCAGCGGCGGCGAACAAACCCGGCTGGCACTGTGCCGTGCGTTCTTGCAACTTGATCACTACCTGCTGCTGGACGAACCCAGCAACCATCTGGATACCGCAGGTCGGCAATGGCTATTGGCAAAGCTGACCCAACACCCGGCGGGCGCATTGGTTGCCACCCACGACCGCGAATTGCTGCAACAGGTGGAACGGATTCTGGAGCTGGATCAGCATGGCTTGAACGAATACGGCGGCAATTACGCCATCTACCACACCATCCGCGATGCCCAAGTTGCCGCCACCGAACAGCAACTGGCAACACTCAAACGCAACCGCCAGCAACAAAAACTGGAACAACAAGCGGCGTTGGAAAAATCCGCCCATCGCCGCAAACAGGGCGAACGCCAACGCCATTCCGGCTCACAAAGCAAACTGCTGATGGATGCGCAACAGGATCGCTCAGAAAACACACTTTCCAAACTCAAGCAACAACACCAGCAACGCGCCGAACAACTGGCAACCGAATTGGGCGCTACCCAAACCCGGCTGGAAATCATCAAACCGCAAACCTTACGCTCTGCCCCCGAAGCCGCGCATCACAGCCTGTGCCTGCACCTTTCCGAACTGGTGTTGCCTTACGTACACCATGCGCCGCTGACCCTCACCGTACAGCAGGGCGAACGCTGGCACATCCAGGGCAGGAATGGCTCTGGCAAATCCACCCTGCTGCGCGTCATTGCAGGTCTGGAACAACCCATTTCAGGTGTTTGCGAGGTGCATGGACGTTGCGTGTATCTGGATCAGCACTTCAGCCTGCTAGATGAAAACGCATCCGCGCTGACCAACCTGCAACGCCTGCACCCTGACATCAGTGAAACCCTACTACGTACCGAATTGGCGGGGTTACGAATGCGCGGCGATAAGGCATTGCAACCGCTGAAGGAACTGAGCGGCGGTGAACGCCTGAAAGTAGCTTTACTGGCTGTGCTAGTGGGTGAGAATGCCCCGACCTTGTTGTTGCTGGATGAACCCGACAACCATCTGGATCTGGACTCGCGCTTATTGCTGGAACAAACCTTGGCAGACTATCCCGGTGCATTGCTGGTGGTGTCGCACGATCCGGCGTTTATTGCCGCCCTGAATATTTCGGCAAGCCTCACATTAACCGCTTGA